In Moorena sp. SIOASIH, the following proteins share a genomic window:
- a CDS encoding HetP family heterocyst commitment protein: MSYSMLRRSNRQLGKTLDPEKISLIEEAIRDRKYSWACVLMLRCLGLNPLEYIPSRTYCRLRRDNEKMDSLNQATTDSLKQDREDAGTLSNVSVAQKCLRNIKDLDYAKPLDRRSQLVQGGSQEQWFNHKLQKFYSTTRNVSFF; encoded by the coding sequence ATGAGTTACTCCATGCTTCGTCGTTCTAATCGCCAACTGGGCAAAACCCTAGATCCTGAAAAGATTAGTTTGATTGAAGAAGCAATTCGCGATCGCAAGTATTCGTGGGCTTGTGTTTTGATGCTGCGTTGTTTGGGTCTTAACCCCTTAGAATACATACCGTCGCGAACCTACTGCCGATTGCGACGGGATAACGAGAAAATGGACTCACTCAATCAAGCTACAACCGACAGCCTTAAGCAGGATAGGGAAGATGCTGGTACCCTGTCTAATGTTTCAGTTGCTCAGAAGTGCTTAAGGAACATTAAAGATCTCGACTATGCAAAGCCCCTTGACAGGAGAAGCCAACTAGTGCAAGGGGGCTCTCAAGAACAGTGGTTTAACCACAAATTGCAAAAATTCTACTCAACTACTAGGAATGTAAGCTTTTTCTAG
- a CDS encoding peptidylprolyl isomerase — protein sequence MTILSRASLEPQEITEFLKREIKLKDVSEKILYQKVINRAAVERNLTVTAEEIQEEADKFRHQNRLEKASDTLAWLADNMITSDDWEAGIRQQLLAKKLSKSLFDKDVEKFFGQNRLDFDQILLYQILVENGKLAQELFYQIEEKEISFYEAAHIYDIDEERRQKCGFEGKLYRWNLRPDIAAIVFGVPIGQVVNPVKTPQGYHILMVETFIPAELTPERYDEILDRLFQDWLNRELNYMLHSDTMLDNVESQTVEALSQ from the coding sequence ATGACTATTCTTTCTAGAGCATCTCTTGAACCACAGGAAATTACTGAGTTTCTGAAACGAGAAATCAAGCTCAAAGACGTCTCTGAGAAAATTTTGTATCAAAAAGTCATTAATCGAGCTGCTGTCGAAAGAAACTTAACCGTCACCGCCGAAGAAATTCAGGAAGAGGCAGATAAATTCCGTCACCAAAATCGCTTGGAGAAGGCTTCAGACACTCTAGCTTGGCTAGCGGATAATATGATTACTTCCGATGACTGGGAAGCCGGAATTCGCCAGCAATTGCTAGCTAAAAAGTTATCCAAGTCTCTATTTGATAAAGACGTGGAAAAGTTTTTTGGTCAAAACCGACTAGATTTTGACCAAATCTTGCTTTATCAAATCCTTGTAGAAAACGGTAAACTTGCCCAAGAACTTTTCTATCAAATTGAAGAAAAAGAAATTAGCTTTTATGAAGCAGCTCATATCTATGACATTGATGAGGAACGCCGACAGAAGTGCGGTTTTGAAGGGAAGCTTTACCGTTGGAATTTACGTCCAGATATAGCAGCGATTGTCTTTGGTGTACCTATTGGACAAGTGGTCAATCCGGTCAAAACTCCTCAGGGTTATCATATCTTGATGGTAGAAACATTTATCCCTGCTGAATTAACACCGGAAAGGTACGACGAGATATTGGATAGACTGTTTCAGGATTGGCTCAATCGTGAACTCAACTATATGCTTCATAGTGACACTATGCTTGATAA